From Pseudoalteromonas sp. R3, one genomic window encodes:
- the rodA gene encoding rod shape-determining protein RodA, producing MSPLNQQRTIWQRLHIDLPLLLAMLAMMVGSITIVYSASGQDMDMVVRHSKRMFAAFAAMLLVAQLSPNTLKRLVFPMYTVGLLMLIAVLFVGVSSKGAQRWLDLGITRFQPSEIMKVAVPMMVAWYIGRHHMPPRFIHIIVGFAIVLVPTLLIKEQPDLGTSILIASSGIFVLFLGGLSWKLIGSGMLLAVPGGFALWHFGMHAYQKQRVLTFLDPESDPLGSGYHIIQSKIAIGSGGIEGKGWLQGTQSQLEFLPERHTDFIFSVLSEEFGLTGVVILLSLYLFIIGRGLYVAVNAQDAFSKLLAGALTLTFFVYIFVNIGMVSGLLPVVGVPLPLISYGGTSMVTLMAGFGIIMSIATDKRMLLK from the coding sequence TGAATCAACAGCGTACCATCTGGCAACGACTGCATATCGACCTGCCGCTGCTGCTCGCTATGCTGGCGATGATGGTTGGCAGTATCACCATAGTCTACAGTGCCAGTGGTCAGGATATGGACATGGTGGTGCGCCACAGCAAACGTATGTTTGCCGCCTTTGCGGCTATGCTGTTGGTAGCACAGCTGTCGCCCAATACTTTAAAAAGGCTAGTGTTCCCCATGTACACCGTTGGCCTGCTGATGCTGATTGCCGTATTGTTTGTCGGGGTCAGCAGTAAAGGCGCGCAGCGCTGGTTGGATCTGGGCATTACCCGTTTTCAACCGTCCGAAATCATGAAAGTCGCTGTTCCCATGATGGTTGCCTGGTATATTGGGCGCCACCATATGCCACCGCGCTTTATCCACATTATTGTTGGCTTTGCGATTGTGCTGGTGCCAACCTTGCTCATCAAGGAGCAACCCGATCTGGGCACCTCTATCCTCATCGCCAGCTCAGGGATATTTGTGCTATTTCTTGGCGGGCTCAGCTGGAAACTGATTGGCTCAGGTATGCTACTCGCCGTGCCAGGCGGCTTTGCGCTGTGGCACTTTGGTATGCACGCTTATCAGAAACAACGGGTCCTGACCTTTTTAGACCCAGAAAGTGACCCGCTTGGCTCTGGCTATCACATCATACAATCAAAAATCGCCATTGGCTCCGGCGGCATTGAGGGCAAGGGCTGGCTGCAAGGCACCCAGTCGCAACTGGAGTTTTTGCCTGAGCGTCATACTGACTTCATTTTTTCCGTGTTAAGTGAAGAATTCGGGCTCACCGGTGTGGTGATTTTACTGAGCCTGTATTTGTTTATTATTGGCCGGGGACTCTACGTTGCCGTAAACGCACAGGATGCCTTCAGTAAACTGCTCGCCGGCGCACTGACACTGACCTTTTTCGTATATATTTTTGTAAATATTGGCATGGTATCAGGCCTGCTCCCTGTCGTTGGGGTGCCACTGCCGTTGATCAGTTATGGCGGCACCTCCATGGTGACCCTGATGGCCGGGTTTGGCATTATTATGTCGATAGCCACAGATAAGAGGATGTTATTGAAGTGA
- the ybeD gene encoding DUF493 family protein YbeD, with protein MVTPVKNTKFDEYLEFPCPFTFKIMGLANVNLTDQVVAKMQTLAPGDYAPKTKPSSKGNYESVTLVATVTSKEHIEQIYTEIGSLPDVRYVL; from the coding sequence GTGGTAACACCTGTAAAAAATACTAAGTTTGACGAGTACTTAGAGTTCCCTTGCCCGTTTACCTTCAAGATCATGGGTCTGGCGAATGTCAACCTGACCGATCAGGTTGTGGCAAAGATGCAAACTTTGGCACCTGGTGACTATGCACCTAAAACTAAGCCAAGCAGCAAAGGCAACTATGAATCCGTCACCCTGGTTGCCACTGTGACGTCTAAAGAGCACATCGAGCAGATCTACACTGAGATAGGTTCACTGCCAGACGTCCGATACGTGCTATAA
- a CDS encoding serine hydrolase → MTVFKPKFIKHLVGAVCSFTLFSASAQILPSPPQVSAKGYFLVDFTTGKVIAEGNPDTKLAPASLTKMMTSYVIGTELLAGNIANEDMVTISEKAWAKNFPESSKMFIEVGKQVSVEDLNRGVIIQSGNDACVALAEHIAGSESAFADLMNAHGEKLGMTNTHFVNSHGLDTDEHYTTPRDMATLGAALIRDVPEEYAIYKEKSFTFNGIKQYNRNSLLWDASLDVDGIKTGHTSEAGYSLVTSATKGDMRLIAVVMGTASERARKVESKKLLNYGFRFFETITPYKAGDSFADQRIWMGNKETVSLGIAQDTPITIPRGQRKNLKAHFELDKTLEAPLAKGSKVGTLFLQLEGEDIAQYPLVTLEEIEEGSFFSKIYDYLRLQIMQ, encoded by the coding sequence ATGACAGTTTTCAAACCTAAATTTATTAAACACTTAGTGGGTGCCGTGTGTTCGTTCACCCTGTTTTCGGCCAGTGCACAGATCTTGCCTTCACCACCTCAGGTCAGTGCTAAGGGCTACTTTCTGGTTGACTTTACAACCGGTAAAGTCATCGCAGAAGGCAACCCGGACACCAAACTGGCTCCGGCTAGTTTAACTAAAATGATGACCAGCTATGTGATTGGTACCGAGCTGCTGGCCGGTAATATTGCCAATGAAGACATGGTCACCATCAGTGAAAAAGCCTGGGCGAAAAACTTTCCGGAATCTTCCAAGATGTTTATCGAAGTGGGTAAACAGGTCAGTGTTGAAGACCTCAACCGCGGCGTAATCATTCAGTCAGGTAACGACGCCTGTGTTGCGCTGGCAGAGCATATCGCTGGCAGCGAGAGTGCCTTTGCCGACCTGATGAATGCCCACGGCGAGAAGCTCGGGATGACCAACACCCATTTTGTAAACAGTCATGGCCTGGATACCGACGAGCATTACACCACCCCCAGAGACATGGCTACCCTGGGCGCAGCGCTGATTCGTGATGTGCCTGAAGAGTACGCCATCTACAAAGAGAAGTCGTTCACCTTTAATGGCATTAAGCAGTACAACCGTAACTCCTTGCTGTGGGATGCCAGCCTGGATGTCGACGGCATCAAAACAGGTCACACCTCTGAGGCCGGCTATAGTTTAGTTACCTCAGCGACCAAAGGCGATATGCGTCTAATTGCTGTTGTTATGGGCACAGCCAGTGAGCGAGCCCGTAAGGTAGAAAGTAAAAAACTTCTGAACTACGGCTTCCGCTTCTTCGAAACCATTACCCCTTATAAAGCAGGCGACAGCTTTGCCGATCAACGTATCTGGATGGGCAACAAAGAAACCGTATCGCTGGGTATTGCTCAGGATACGCCTATTACTATTCCACGTGGTCAGCGTAAAAACCTGAAAGCGCATTTTGAGCTGGATAAAACCCTCGAAGCGCCACTGGCAAAGGGCAGCAAGGTTGGTACTCTATTCTTGCAACTGGAAGGCGAAGACATCGCTCAGTACCCGCTGGTAACGCTTGAAGAAATAGAAGAAGGCAGCTTCTTCAGCAAGATCTACGACTACTTACGTTTACAGATCATGCAATAA
- a CDS encoding septal ring lytic transglycosylase RlpA family protein encodes MKRTFKQAALLGFVVVLSACSSRYHVKQDKAPLRAPTELEMQDALITSEAKSVSAGRPYEVLGKRYTPMSDEKGYQAQGTASWYGHKFHGYYTSNGEVFNMFDMTAAHKTLPLPSFVRVTNVENGKSAIVRVNDRGPFHDDRLIDLSYAAAYKLGFHRQGTAQVKIEALTIARDTPRLTYVQVAAASNIENVQALASTLSQQFQLAAPIAFEDNLYKLRLGPITDDNTAQKLLETLRQGEFNRAFLLYTEHEL; translated from the coding sequence ATGAAGAGGACGTTTAAACAAGCTGCATTACTGGGCTTTGTTGTTGTATTAAGCGCCTGTAGCAGTCGCTATCATGTGAAACAGGATAAAGCACCGCTGCGCGCGCCCACTGAGCTGGAGATGCAAGATGCACTGATCACCAGCGAAGCCAAAAGCGTCAGTGCGGGTCGTCCGTACGAAGTACTGGGAAAGCGTTACACGCCGATGTCAGATGAAAAAGGCTATCAGGCACAAGGTACTGCATCCTGGTATGGGCATAAGTTCCATGGCTACTACACCTCTAATGGTGAAGTATTCAATATGTTTGATATGACCGCAGCCCATAAAACGCTGCCTCTGCCAAGCTTTGTCCGAGTTACCAATGTCGAAAATGGCAAAAGCGCCATCGTCAGGGTGAATGACCGTGGACCGTTTCACGATGACCGCCTGATTGACCTGTCCTATGCCGCCGCCTATAAACTGGGCTTTCATCGCCAGGGTACAGCACAGGTTAAGATAGAAGCCCTTACCATAGCACGCGATACGCCCAGGCTAACCTACGTACAGGTCGCAGCCGCTAGCAACATTGAAAATGTGCAGGCGCTGGCCAGTACTTTGTCGCAGCAATTTCAGCTCGCCGCGCCAATTGCCTTTGAGGACAATTTATACAAGCTGAGACTAGGTCCGATCACCGACGATAACACGGCGCAGAAACTCTTAGAAACATTACGCCAGGGTGAATTTAATCGCGCCTTCTTGCTTTACACAGAACATGAACTTTAA